The following nucleotide sequence is from Pseudonocardia abyssalis.
CTCGCCGTGGCTGACGGAGAACCCCGACGACGCCCGCGCGTTCGTCCAGGCCGCGCAGCGCGGGTACGAGCTCGCCGCCGACGACCCGGCCCGCGGTGCGCAGCTGCTGATGGACGCGAACCCGGGCTTCTTCACCGAGCCCGAACTCGTGACGCGCAGCCAGGACATGCTCGCCGCGGAGTACCTGCGCGACGAGTCCGGGGCCGTGGGTCCGCAGACGCTGGAGCGGTGGAGCGGGTACTCGGGTTTCGTCGTCGACTCGGGGGTGCTGACCGGGCCGGACGGGGCCCCGGTCACCGGGCGCCCGGACTTCTCGACGTGGTTCACCAACGACTACCTGGCGCCGTGACGCTCGCCGCGGAACGCCCGGCGACCGCGACTCGGGGGCGGGAGAACAGCGACTCGCGGGCGGGGAAGCAGCGACTCGCGGGGAGGGTGGGGCCGGCGCTGCTCGTCGTCGTCGGGCTGCTCGTCGCCTGGCAGGTCGGGGTCGAGATGTCCGGGGTGCGGCCGCAGGTGCTGCCCTCGCCGCTGCGGGTCGTCGAGCAGGGGTGGGTGTTCCGCCGACAGCTCTGGGCCAACACCGTCCCCACGCTGCAGGCCACGGCCGTCGGGTTCACGGTCTCGCTCGCGCTCGCGTGGGGGCTCGCGATCGTCGTCGACTTCTCGCCGTGGCTGCGCCGGGCCCTGACCCCGCTGCTCGTGGCGTCACAGACGCTGCCGATCATCGCGATCGCGCCGCTGCTGATCATCTGGCTCGGGTTCGGGCTGGCCCCGAAGGTCGTCGTGATCGCCCTCGTCACGTTCTTCCCGATGACGGTCGGGCTGATCGAGGGGTTCGCGTCGACGCCGCGACAGGCCACCAGTCTGCTGCGCAGCATGGGGGCGTCGCGCTGGGCGCAGTTCCGCTACGTGCGGCTGCCGGGGGCGATGCCGCGGTTCTTCACCTCGCTGCGCATCGGCATCACCTACGCCGTGACGGGCGCGATCTTCGCCGAGTACGTCGGCGCGACGGCCGGGCTCGGGATCTTCATGAGCGTGCAGAAGAACTCCTTCCGCACCGACCTCGTCCTGGCCGCCGTCGTCGTGACGGCGCTGCTGAGCGTCGCGCTGTTCGGGCTGACGTTCCTGGTGCAGCGCGCGGTGGCCCCGTGGAGCCGGGATGAGGGGAGCCGGGATGGGTGAGGCCAAGGTGCAGGTCGACGACGTGCACCTCGCGTTCCCCGGTCTGCCGGTCCTCGACGGCGTCTCCTTCGACGTCGCGCCGGGGGAGTTCGTGTCGCTGATCGGACCCAGCGGCTGCGGCAAGTCGACCCTGTTCGACGTGGTCGCGGGCCTGCACCGGCCGGACGCGGGGCGCGTCGTCGTCGACGGGGAGGACGCGACCGGCCGCGTCGACCCGTTCGCCTACATGCCGCAGCAGGACCTGCTGTTCCCGTGGCGCACGGTGCTCGACAACACCGCGCTCGGCCTGGAGGTCGCCGGCGTGCCGCGGCGCGAGGCCCGGCGGCGGGCGGGGGAGCTGTTCGCCCCGTTCGGGCTGGCCGGGTTCGAGCAGGCCCGGCCCGCCGAGCTGTCGGGCGGGATGCGGCAGCGCGCGGCCCTGCTGCGCACCGTCGTGCAGGACCGCGCGGTCCTGCTGCTCGACGAGCCGTTCGGCGCGCTCGACTCGCTGACCCGCGCCGACCTGCAGACCTGGCTCGACGACGTGCGCGCCGGCTTCGGCTGGACCGTCCTGCTGATCACCCACGACATCCGCGAGGCCGTACGCCTGTCCGACCGCGTGGTGGTGCTGGGCCCGCGGCCGACCCGCGTGCGGCGCGAGGTCGCGGTGGACCTGCCGCGTCCGCGCGCGGTCACCTCACCCGCGTTCGGGGCGCTGGAGGCGGAGCTGCTGGCGGTCCTGCGGGAGTGAGCTAGGCGCTGAGCCCCAGGCGCTGCGGGGTGTGGACGTCGGCGAGGTCGGCGGCCACGGCGCGGGTGTCGGGGTGGTCGGGGCCGAGCAGGTCGGTGCAGTCGGCGAGGGCCCGCTCCAGCTCCGCGACGGCCTCGGTGACGCGGCCGAGCACCGCGTGGCAGGTCGCCAGCGTGGTCCGGACCGTGATCGTGTGCAGGTGGCGCGAGCCGAGGGCGAAGTCGGCGTCGCGCAGCGCCGACTCCAGCACGGTGACGGCGGCGGTGGTGTGGCCGCCCGCGGCCTGGGCGAGGGCCAGACCGGTGCGGGCGGCGAGGGTCCGGGTGTCGGCGGGGCCCAGGTCGCGACGGCGGACGTCGGCGACGAACGCGGACAGCTCGATCGCCTCCCCGTGCCGCCCGGCCAACCGGTACGCCGTGGCCAGCGCGTCCTGCGCGTCGACGGTGCGGGCGTCGTCGGGGCCGAGCAGGCGGGTGCGGACGTCGACCGCGGTGCGCATGAGGTCGATCGCCTCGCGGGGCCGGTCGGCCGCCGCGGTGGCGACGGCGAGGTTGCCCTCGGCGACGAGCGTGTCGGGGTGGTCGTCGCCGAGCAGCGCGCGACAGGCCACGACCGTGGGCGTCAGCAGGCGCACGGCACCGTCGGGATCGGCGTCGGCGAGGCGGTCGGCCGCCTCGGCGTTGCGGGCGGCGAGCGCCGCGACCCGCTCCGCGCGGGTGCCGTGCCGCGGCGTCGAGTTGCCGCGGTCCTCCTTGCGGTTCCACCAGGCCATGTCACGGAACGTATCGAGAACCCCGGTCGATCGTCCACCGGTGTGACCGCGATGTGGGACATTCGGCCGAATTCTCACCGCCGGTGAGAGTCCGCTCACCCCGTGGTGTCGCCGTAGGATCGCGGCGTGCGACTGACGCGCAGCGCCCGCAAGCACGGGTTCACCGCCGACGAGGTCCGTCGTGTGCTCGACGCGCCGCTGCGGTCGGTGCCGCAGCCCGATCCTGGCGGCGGGGTCGTGCTGCACATCGGGCTCACCGACGACCGCGACCTCGTCGAGGTCGTCGTCGCCGACGGCGACCCGCCGGTCGTGCTGCACGCCATGCGGCTGCGCCCGTCGAACTACCACCACCTCACGGGCTGACGCTGCGGCGGAGCACGGCCCGCGTCACGCCGCCGACCAGCGCCGTGCCGACGAGGGTGCCGACCAGCACCGCGAGCGCCCCGACCGGCCACAGGCCACTGCTGTCGTAGGACGCCGCGGTGAGCGACCACGCCGCCGTGAACGCCACCGGCACGACGGGCACGACGATCCACAGCGGGAGCCGGACCGCGGCGGCGACGGTGAGGGCCACCAGGCACACCGCGCACCCGATCACCTGCCAGGCCTCGTACGGCCCGCTCGCGACGCCGGTGACCGCGTCGATCCGGTAGGTCCGGTCCCAGGCCAGCCAGACCCACCAGCAGGCCGCGGCCGCCACGGCGAGGACGGCGGTGCCCCCGGGCCGGTTCACGAGGTGACCGGCAGGGTGAGCCGGGCTCCGCCGAGGGTGTGCACGCTCGGTACCAGCCGCGACGACTCCGCGGCCGGTTCCCCGGTGCCGAGGTTGCGCGCGAACCGCGGGTGCGACCCGCCCGCCACCAGCAGCCGCAGCCGGTGCCCGGCGGCGAACCGGTGCGCACACGCGTCGAGCACCAGCCGGACCGGGCCGGACCCGCGGTCGGGATCCAGGCGCAGCAGCACGTCGGTGACGTTGCGGGAGCGGCCGCGGGCGTCGACGTCGCAGAGGCGGACGAACACGTCGGCGTACGGGTTGTCGGTGCTGTGGACGAGCTCCACGGTCGGCTCCCCGACGACCTCCAGGTCGGCACCCAACGGCTCCCCGGTGAACACGACGACGTCGGACCGGGCCTCCAGCGCCGCATTGTCCTGCACCCCGGCGCCCGCGGTGAGGAGCCGGCCGCCGACCGTCGGGGTCGGGTCGGCGGGGTCGTAGCGGAAGCGGGTGGCGGGGGCGGGGACGTCGGCGCCGTCGGGGAGCAGCGCGTTCCCGGCCGCGGCGTGCCAGACCCGTTCCGCGGTCGGGGGCGGCCACTCCGGCAGGTCGCGCCACTCGCCCGCCCCCGTGACGTGGACGCGCACGGGGGAGGGGCGGGTGCCGACGCCGGCGAGGTGCTCGTCGAGCCAGCCCAGTGTCTCCTGTGCCACCTCGCGCGAGACCCCGGCCTGCAGGTGCGTCCAGGGTCCGACGGTCAGCGCGACCTCGGCGCCGCGGCCGCGCAGCGTGGCGTACTGCAGCAGCGTCTGGTCCAGGAACAGGTCCTGCCAGCCGCCGATCAGCAGCACCGGCGCGGCGGCGTTGTCCAGCGCGGTGGTGACGCGGCGCGCGTCCCAGAACGGGTCGGTGCGGTCGGGGTGCGAGGCCCAGCCGCGGTACCAGGCCGCGCCGCCGTGCAGCACCGGCTCCGCGGCGTCGACCAGGGGGAGGCCGGCGTACGCCCGGGTCATCGCCCGGCGCCCGGTGACGTTGCGGGCCAGGCGTCGCAACAGCCCGCCGTCCTCCTGCGTCGCCATCATCGCGCTCCAGCCCAGGAAGTCGTTGAGGGTGAACGCGCCGCGACCGTGCGTCACCTCCGCGAAGTCGTGCGGCCCGACGACCACGACCGACGCCTTCAGCTCGGGCGGCGGGTCGGTCATCAGCGCCCACTGCGTCCAGCCCAGGTAGGACAGCCCCATGGTGGCGAGCCGGCCGTCGAACCAGGCCTGCGTGCGCAGCCAGGCGACGGTGTCGAGCCCGTCGTCGACCTCGTTCACCATCGGCTCGAACACCCCGCCCGAGCCGAACGTGCCGCGGCAGCTCTGCACGAGCACGTGGTAGCCGCGGGCGGCGAGCGTGCGGGCCGACACGACGTCGAGTGGGGAGTCGCGGCCGTACGGCGTGCGCACCAGCACCGTGCCCAGCGGGTACCCGGTATCGGGTGCGAAGTGGGTCGCGAGCAGGACGACGCCGTCGCGGACCGGGACCCGCTCGGTGCCGACGGTGTACCCGGTGCGCGCGCCGGGCAGGCCCAGCGCGCGGGTGGCGAGGCGGTCGACGGTGCGGGCGACGGGACCGGGGGCGTTCATGGGGCCGATCCTGCCCCCGATGCCCTACCGTCGTGACGTGGACCTGCCGCTCACCGGACTGAGCGAGGTCACGGTCGCGCTCGGCGACGGCCCCCCGGTGCTGCGCGACGTCACCCTGCTCGCCGCACCCGGGGAGGTACTGGCCGTGCTCGGGCCGTCGGGCTGCGGGAAGACGACGGTGCTGCGGGCCGTCGCGGGCCTGGAACGGGTGAGCGGCGGTCGGGTGCTGGTGGCCGGGCGCGACGTCACCCGGACCCCGACCTCGGAGCGTCGGCTCGCGATGGTCTTCCAGGAGACGTCGCTGGTGCCGTTCCTCGACGTCGCCGCCAACCTGGGTCGGTTCACCCCGGGGGCCGAGCGGCACGAGCAGGTGGGCCGACTCGGTCTGCGCCGGCTGCTGCCGCGGATGGCGCGCACGCTGTCGCCGGGGGAGGGCGGGCGTGTCGGGGTGGGCCGCGCGCTGGTGCGCGACCCCGACGCGTTCCTGTTCGACGAGCCGCTCGCCCACCTCGACGCCGCCGAGCGCGCCCGGATCCGGCGCGTGATCGCGGCGGCGGTGGCGCGCGCGGGCGTGGCCGCACTCTACGTCACCCACGACCACGCAGAGGCGATGGCGGTGGCCGACCGGCTCGCGGTGCTGCGCGACGGCGAGGTGGTGCAGACCGACACCCCCGCCCGCGTCTACCACCACCCCGTCGACGTGTTCGTGGCCGAGGTCGCCGCGGAGTCCGGGATCGGGCTGCTGCCCGCGCGGGTCGTCGTCGCGGACGGGTTCGCCGGGTTCGCCGTCGGCGCGCGCAGACTGCCGCTGTGGGCCCCGCCGCCGGCCGGGCTCGTCGACGGGCGGCGGGTCGTGCTGGGGCTGCGCGCGGAGGTGGTCGGTGTCGCGGGGCCCGGAGCCGACCCGGGGGCCGTACGGCTGCCCGTCACGGTGGGGCGGGTCGAGCACGCGGGGCACCGGGCCACCGTCGTCGGCGAGGTGTCGGTCCCCGGCGACGCCGACGGGGCGCGGCTGGTCGCCCGCACCGCCGAGCCGCCGCGCCCGGGGGAGCGGGCCGAGTTCGTCGTCGACGCCCGGCGCGCCCACGTGTTCGACGCCGTCACCGGTCGCGCGCTCCTGCACCCCGGCGTTACACCCTGACGCCGTCCTCACCAGAAGTGATGACTGCTGCTAATGGCGGTGCCCGCTGCGGCGATGAGCAGGCATGACCGTGATCGCTCCCGCCGCCACCGCCGCCCGCGCCGTCGCCCCCGGCCCGCACCTGATGGCCGTGCCCGCCGTCGACCGCGTCGTCGGCATCCTGTTCACCCTCACCGTCGCCCTGTTCCTGCTCGGCCTCGTGGTCCTGTAGTCACTGCGTAACCTGCGCGGGTGACCTCCGCCTCCGGACACACCGTCCTCGCCGACGCCGACGGCACCGCCTACGCCTCGCTGCGTCAGCGGCCCGTGGAGCGGGCCGAACGGCACGCGATGGGCAAGGCCCTGCGCAAGCGGGTGCCCCGGTCCTCGCTCGCCGACTGGAACCCCGGCCCCGAGCGCCCCGACCCGGTCGCGCAGATCACCGAGTCGCACGTCGGGCGCGTCGAGTCCCTCGTCCCGATCCGGGTCGGCCGGATGGCCGCGTCGCCGTACGGGTTCCTGCGCGGCACCGCCGTCGTCATGGCCACCGACGTCGCCGCGCTGCCCCGCACCGGCATCACCCCCGTCGTCTGCGGGGACGCCCACCTGGGCAACTTCGGCTTCTACGCCTCGCCCGAGCGCGACCTCGTGATCGACCTCAACGACTTCGACGAGGCCCACCCCGGCGCGTGGGAGTGGGACCTGCGGCGGCTCGTCGCGAGCATGTGGGTCGCCGGACGGCACGGGTCGGCGTCGGAGGACCAGTGCGCCGACGCCGTGCGCACGTGTGTCGCCGCGTACCGCGACGAGGTGCGCTTCCTCGCCGAGATGCCGCTGCTGTCGCGCTCCTACGAGCGCCTCGACGTCGACCGGCTCTCCGAGGAGAGCCCGCGCGCACTGCGGGCCGAGGTCGTCCGGGCCGCCCGGCGGGCGCGCAGGCGCACCGGGGACCGCGCGCTGCCGCGGTTCACCGAGGAGGTCGAGGGCACCCGCCGGCTCGTCGAGGAGCCGCCGCTGATCACCCGGCTGCCCGGCGCCGAGGCCGACCTCGTCGCCGCCGCGCTCGACGACTACCTGCAGACCCTCGCTCCGCACTGGCGCCGTGTGCTGGGCGGCTACACGCTGCTCGACGTCGGGCACAAGGTCGTCGGCGTCGGGAGTGTGGGGCTGCGCGCGTACGTGGCGCTGCTGGAGGGCTCCGCCCCAGACGACGTCGTGTTCCTGCAGCTCAAGCAGGCGCGCCGCTCCGTGTTGGCGCGGCACGTGCACGGCGACTCGGCCCTGCACGCGCACCAGGGGCAGCGGGTCGTGGAGTACCAGCAGGCGCTGCAGACCGTCAGCGATCCGCTGCTGGGCTGGGCCAGCGTCGGCGACCTGCAGTTCTACGTACGCCAGTTCCGCGACATGAAGGGCTCGATCGACCTCGAGGGCATCCGGCCTGCCGCGCTCGTCGACTACGCGGGCGTCGTTGGGCACCTGCTGGCCAAGGGGCACGCCCGCACCAGCGGGGCGTCGATGATCTCCGGGTACGTCGGCCGCGGCGACAACCTCGACCGGGCGCTGAGCACGTTCGCGCGCCGCTACGCCGACCAGACCGAAGCCGACCACGCCGCGCTCGTGGCCGCCGTCGACCGCGGGAAGGTGGCCTGCGAGCCCGGCTACTGACCCGATCCGTGTGGGGCGTCCGCCACGACGCGGTGTCTCACGGAGCGGCGCGGGTGCCGTCCTGATACGGGTGATCGTCAGGCCGGGGTCAGGTGTCGGCAGGTGTGCGGGTGGGGTCGATCCACTTCGGTGGGAGGAACTCCGGTAGCCCGTCGCGGATGCGGACCAGCCAGTCGGTGTGGTGGATCCGGCGGTGATGGGCCTTGCACGGCATCACGAGGTTGTTGATCTCCGTGTGACCGCCGTCGGCCCGGTGCGGGATGTGGTGGATGTCGGACCGGGACGGTGGGGAGTCGCCCGGCGGCGCGGGTGTTCAGGACGCGGTCGATGACCTCGACGTGCCGCAACCCGATCGTCCCGGCGGTGAACGCAGCGGAGGTGGCGGGCCATCGTGCGGGGAGCTGTTCTCCGCTCAGGGTGGTGCGGGCGTGGACGTCGGTGGCGGCGGTGACGAACCGTCGGGCGTCACGGTGTTCCCAGGACAGCAGGCCCGACAGTGCGGCCGCGGTGGTCGGAGAACCCCGGGTGCGCAACGTGCCCTGGTCGTCGAGGGTGGCGACGGCCGCGGTGGAGTTCGCCTCGACCCGGCGTGACGCGCCCTCGCAGCGGGTCGGCAGCGGGATCAGGTCGGTCTCGGAGGCGGTGCTGGTGGCTGCGACGACGGCGTCGAGCGCGGCGGCGAGGTGCTGGTGCGCGTGTCGGAGGATCGCCGGCCATACCTGACCAGGTATCTCCGCAGTTCAGGGGCCTTTCGGCATCTCGGATCTCCGGCCTGGGTGCCCGGCCACCGGACGGGTGCGGGTCGAGCGAGCAACCACCGGATGTCCGGGTCAGGTGGGCGGCCGTCCCCGACCGAGGTGCCCGACCCGGCGCCATGCCCTCCCGACAGGAGAGGCGAGACGCCCGGTGGTCCCGAGACCGCAACCCCACCGCCCGAGCCGAGCTGTGCTCGTCGGCCGGCGGTCCTGGCCCGCAGGAGACGGGCTCACCACGGATCCGCCGCGCCGGCAACGGAGGCGGACCGCAACGGCGGACTGGCCGGGCACCATCGGCAAACTCGCCGGGTGCTGTTGGCGCACCCGCAAGGGTCGGGGGCGGGGCGGCTGCCTAGGGTGACCGGCATGACGGACGAGCGTGGAGCCCGGGAGATCGCGCAGGCCGCCGAGGCGATCGGTGACCTGCTCTACCGCGCGGTGGAGGCCACCCTGGAGGACCCCGCTCCCGAACCGGCCCGTCAGGCCGCGGCGCAGCTCTACGACGTCGACTCCCGCACCGTCCCGGAGAGCGACAGCGGGCCCGCGCAGCTCATGGGCACGCTGACGCTGATCCGGTTGCTGGGCCTGGTCCGCGAGTCGACGGCCGACCGTCCGGAGCGGGTCGACGAGGTGCTCGGCTGGATCACGGAGTCGATGGGGAAGCGGTACGCGGCACGGGCGAAGTACGTCACCGGCGTGCTGCGGAGCGAGACCGACACCGCCGACGTCCCCGGCATGCGGCAGGTGCTGATGACGGAGTTCGTGCCGTCGCTGGTGTGGCTGCTGGCGGGTTCGGTCGCCGTCTTCGGCGAGGGCGACCTGGACTGGCTGCGCGGCCTGGAGGCCGGTACCCCGACGACGGCCAGCTTCCTCACCGGGAGCTGACCGCCGCGGGGGACCGGTCAGGCGATGCGGTTCAGGGTGGTGATGACGAGGTCGCCGTCGAGCAGCTCGGGGATCTTCGGCAGCGCGGCCTGCAGGTGCGGGGTGCCCAGGTGGGCGTCGAGCGCGGCCTGGTCGGTCCAGTGCTCGATGAAGATGAACACGGCCGGGTCCTGCGAACCCTGGTGCAGCGCGTAGGTGGTGCAGTCGGCCTCGGCGCGCGTCGGCGGGATGAGGGCCTCGAGCACCTCCTGCAGCTCCCGCTCCTTGCCCGGCTTCGCGCGCATGGTCGCGACGACGGTGAGCAGGCTGCGGTCGTCGTCGGTGGGGATCGACACGGGTACTCCTCGGGGTGGTTCGGCGGTGAACAGCGATCACCGTAGTGCGCGAACCGATAGCCTCTCCACGGCGAAGATGTGGTGGGCGCCACAGGAGCACGAGGGAGCGGGAATGGTCAGCGAGACCGGGTTCGACAGCCACGGCACGCGGTGCGCCGCGTGGTACCTGGAGGCCACCTCCGACGCCCTCGCCGGCTCCCGCGGCCGCCCGTGTGTGGTGATGGGGCACGGGTTCGGGGCCACCAGGGACGCCGGGCTGCTGCCGTTCGCCGAGCGCTTCGCCGCCGCGGGCGCCGACGTCCTGGTCTTCGACTACCGCGGCTACGGCACCTCCGACGGCACCCCGCGCCAGAACGTCTGGCACGTGCGGCACCGCGAGGACTACCACTCGGCCGTCGCCCACGCCCGTGGTCTCGACGGCGTCGACCCCGACCGCATCGTCCTCTGGGGCAGTTCGTACTCCGGCGGGCACGTCGTGCCGGTGGCGGCGAAGGACGGCCAGGTCGCGGCCGTGATCTCCCAGGGCGCCGCGATGGACGGGCTGGCCGCGCTGCTGGAGATCGGGCGCTACGCCGGGGTCGGCCAGCTGCTCAAGCTCACCGGCCACGCGCTGCGCGACATCGTCGGATCCGTGCTGGGCCGCGAGCCGCACCTCATCCCGGTCGTCGGCCCGCCCGGCTCGCTCGCGGCGATCACCGCCGAGGGCGCCGAGACCGGCTACCGCTCGATCATGGGCCCGACGTTCCGCAACGAGATGTGCGCCCGCGGCGCCATCCTCATCCCGCTGAACCGCCCGGTCACGGCGGCGTCGCGGCTGCGGGCGCCGATCTTCCTGGTGGTGGCGGCCGACGACAACATCGCCCCGCCGTCGGCGGTGCGTGCGGTGGCCGCGAAGGCGGGTGCCGGCTCGGAGATCCTGGAGCTGCCCTCCGGTCACTTCGACATCTACTCAGGCGAGTTCTTCGAGCGATCTGCGGCCGCACAGGTCGCATTCCTGCAGCGCACACTACGTGTGGAGGCAGCGGCAGGCTGACCGGAGCGCCGGCTCAGCGCTCCCTCACCTGATCATGTGGGGCGTGGATCTCGCCCCGCTGGTCGCCGGCTTCCGGCGCGATCTGCGCGCGCAGCGGCCGAGCCCGCTGACGATCCGCAACTACGAGCACTCCATCACCCAGTTCTGCGAGTGGCTGCAGGCCTCGGTCGGCCGGGCTCAGCCTGCGCGTCGACGATCGCGGTCCACTCGGCGAGGTAGCGCCGCACCTCCGCATGAGCTCCGCGACCGAATGCGGCGGCGAGCCGAGGCCGCGGAGGCTGTCCCGCTACAGCCGACGTAGAGATCGGAACAGCCATGCGCCCGCACCGAGGCAGCTGACCACCGCGGGGAGCAGTGCTCCCACCGCGGCGAGCATGATGCCGGTGACGAACAGGACGGTCGCCAGCACGAGTTGCGCGAGCAAGCCGACCGTCACACCGTCATCGTCCTCCAGGACGGCACGGCACGTCTGACCGATATGAGCCGGACGGTCGGACGCGGCATGCGGCGGTCACGGTGTACCGA
It contains:
- a CDS encoding ABC transporter permease; translated protein: MTLAAERPATATRGRENSDSRAGKQRLAGRVGPALLVVVGLLVAWQVGVEMSGVRPQVLPSPLRVVEQGWVFRRQLWANTVPTLQATAVGFTVSLALAWGLAIVVDFSPWLRRALTPLLVASQTLPIIAIAPLLIIWLGFGLAPKVVVIALVTFFPMTVGLIEGFASTPRQATSLLRSMGASRWAQFRYVRLPGAMPRFFTSLRIGITYAVTGAIFAEYVGATAGLGIFMSVQKNSFRTDLVLAAVVVTALLSVALFGLTFLVQRAVAPWSRDEGSRDG
- a CDS encoding ABC transporter ATP-binding protein, which translates into the protein MGEAKVQVDDVHLAFPGLPVLDGVSFDVAPGEFVSLIGPSGCGKSTLFDVVAGLHRPDAGRVVVDGEDATGRVDPFAYMPQQDLLFPWRTVLDNTALGLEVAGVPRREARRRAGELFAPFGLAGFEQARPAELSGGMRQRAALLRTVVQDRAVLLLDEPFGALDSLTRADLQTWLDDVRAGFGWTVLLITHDIREAVRLSDRVVVLGPRPTRVRREVAVDLPRPRAVTSPAFGALEAELLAVLRE
- a CDS encoding tetratricopeptide repeat protein — protein: MAWWNRKEDRGNSTPRHGTRAERVAALAARNAEAADRLADADPDGAVRLLTPTVVACRALLGDDHPDTLVAEGNLAVATAAADRPREAIDLMRTAVDVRTRLLGPDDARTVDAQDALATAYRLAGRHGEAIELSAFVADVRRRDLGPADTRTLAARTGLALAQAAGGHTTAAVTVLESALRDADFALGSRHLHTITVRTTLATCHAVLGRVTEAVAELERALADCTDLLGPDHPDTRAVAADLADVHTPQRLGLSA
- a CDS encoding CocE/NonD family hydrolase — protein: MNAPGPVARTVDRLATRALGLPGARTGYTVGTERVPVRDGVVLLATHFAPDTGYPLGTVLVRTPYGRDSPLDVVSARTLAARGYHVLVQSCRGTFGSGGVFEPMVNEVDDGLDTVAWLRTQAWFDGRLATMGLSYLGWTQWALMTDPPPELKASVVVVGPHDFAEVTHGRGAFTLNDFLGWSAMMATQEDGGLLRRLARNVTGRRAMTRAYAGLPLVDAAEPVLHGGAAWYRGWASHPDRTDPFWDARRVTTALDNAAAPVLLIGGWQDLFLDQTLLQYATLRGRGAEVALTVGPWTHLQAGVSREVAQETLGWLDEHLAGVGTRPSPVRVHVTGAGEWRDLPEWPPPTAERVWHAAAGNALLPDGADVPAPATRFRYDPADPTPTVGGRLLTAGAGVQDNAALEARSDVVVFTGEPLGADLEVVGEPTVELVHSTDNPYADVFVRLCDVDARGRSRNVTDVLLRLDPDRGSGPVRLVLDACAHRFAAGHRLRLLVAGGSHPRFARNLGTGEPAAESSRLVPSVHTLGGARLTLPVTS
- a CDS encoding ABC transporter ATP-binding protein; this encodes MDLPLTGLSEVTVALGDGPPVLRDVTLLAAPGEVLAVLGPSGCGKTTVLRAVAGLERVSGGRVLVAGRDVTRTPTSERRLAMVFQETSLVPFLDVAANLGRFTPGAERHEQVGRLGLRRLLPRMARTLSPGEGGRVGVGRALVRDPDAFLFDEPLAHLDAAERARIRRVIAAAVARAGVAALYVTHDHAEAMAVADRLAVLRDGEVVQTDTPARVYHHPVDVFVAEVAAESGIGLLPARVVVADGFAGFAVGARRLPLWAPPPAGLVDGRRVVLGLRAEVVGVAGPGADPGAVRLPVTVGRVEHAGHRATVVGEVSVPGDADGARLVARTAEPPRPGERAEFVVDARRAHVFDAVTGRALLHPGVTP
- a CDS encoding DUF2252 domain-containing protein produces the protein MTSASGHTVLADADGTAYASLRQRPVERAERHAMGKALRKRVPRSSLADWNPGPERPDPVAQITESHVGRVESLVPIRVGRMAASPYGFLRGTAVVMATDVAALPRTGITPVVCGDAHLGNFGFYASPERDLVIDLNDFDEAHPGAWEWDLRRLVASMWVAGRHGSASEDQCADAVRTCVAAYRDEVRFLAEMPLLSRSYERLDVDRLSEESPRALRAEVVRAARRARRRTGDRALPRFTEEVEGTRRLVEEPPLITRLPGAEADLVAAALDDYLQTLAPHWRRVLGGYTLLDVGHKVVGVGSVGLRAYVALLEGSAPDDVVFLQLKQARRSVLARHVHGDSALHAHQGQRVVEYQQALQTVSDPLLGWASVGDLQFYVRQFRDMKGSIDLEGIRPAALVDYAGVVGHLLAKGHARTSGASMISGYVGRGDNLDRALSTFARRYADQTEADHAALVAAVDRGKVACEPGY
- a CDS encoding HNH endonuclease translates to MHHIPHRADGGHTEINNLVMPCKAHHRRIHHTDWLVRIRDGLPEFLPPKWIDPTRTPADT
- a CDS encoding putative quinol monooxygenase, which gives rise to MSIPTDDDRSLLTVVATMRAKPGKERELQEVLEALIPPTRAEADCTTYALHQGSQDPAVFIFIEHWTDQAALDAHLGTPHLQAALPKIPELLDGDLVITTLNRIA
- a CDS encoding alpha/beta hydrolase yields the protein MVSETGFDSHGTRCAAWYLEATSDALAGSRGRPCVVMGHGFGATRDAGLLPFAERFAAAGADVLVFDYRGYGTSDGTPRQNVWHVRHREDYHSAVAHARGLDGVDPDRIVLWGSSYSGGHVVPVAAKDGQVAAVISQGAAMDGLAALLEIGRYAGVGQLLKLTGHALRDIVGSVLGREPHLIPVVGPPGSLAAITAEGAETGYRSIMGPTFRNEMCARGAILIPLNRPVTAASRLRAPIFLVVAADDNIAPPSAVRAVAAKAGAGSEILELPSGHFDIYSGEFFERSAAAQVAFLQRTLRVEAAAG